A window of Deinococcus sp. YIM 134068 genomic DNA:
GCCGCCGAGTCGATGTCCGTCTCGTCGGAAAAGGTGATGACGACCGCCGACTGATTGTTCACGGAGGTCGAGTTGATGTCCACCACGCCGCCGAGGGTGCTCACGGCGTCCTCGACCCGGCGGCTTACCTCGCGGTCCACCTGGTCGGGCGTCGCACCGGGGTAGGACGTGCTGACGGCGAGGACGGGCACCTCGAAGTTGGGCAGGAGTTCCACGCCGAGCCGACTCGTGGAGATCAGGCCGAACAGCACCGCCATGATGAAGATGCCGACCGAGAAGACGTAGTTCCGCACGCTGAAGCGCACGGCGGGATTCAGGGCGGGTTCGGGCGTGCCGTCGGGCAGGGTGCCGCGCGGGGCGGTCAGCTCGGGGGGTTCGTGGGTGCTCATGGACTCTGACCTCCTGACCCTGCGGCACTGGCCGCCGCTCCCACCCGAATACTCGCCCCGTCCTGAAGGCTGGGCGGCACGGGGTAGATCACGCCCGCCCCGGCGTCCAGGCCACGCACGGCGACCTGACCCCCGGATTCGGCGACGACCGAGACGGGCACCCGGCGGGCCGAGGTGCCGTTCGCCACGTACACCGCGTTCTCTCCCCCGTCCACCTGAATCGCCCCGGTGGGCACGAGGACGCCGCCGCCGAGCGTCGCCCGGTAGCGCACCTGCGCCGTCCCACCCACGGGCAGATTGCCGCCCCCCTGCACGCGCGCCGTGACGGGCACGAGGCGGTCGGTCCCGGCGACCCCGCTCGCGTCCTGCACGGTGGCGACGTAGTTCACACCTGCGTAGCCGAGGTTGAGCCGCGTGCCGGGGGTCAGGGCGGCGGCGTCCGCCGGGGTCACGTTGAAGGTCGCCTTCACGCTCCCCTCGTCCACGAGGCGGAAGACCGGGCTGCCCTGCGAGGCGAACTCCCCGACCTCCACGGCGAGCGAGACGACGATCCCGGCGAAGGGGGCCCCCACCGCCGTGCGGCTCAGGTTCTCCTCGGCCTGCCGCACGCCCGCCCGCGCGGAGGCGAGCTGCGACTCCAGCAGCGCGAGACTGCTCCCCCCGCCCCGCCCGTTCTGCGCGAGGGTGTTGCGGGCCTGCGCCAGTCCGCTCTCCGCCTGCGCCAGCGCACTGCGGGCGGCGTTGAGGTCGGCCTGGCTGATGCCGCCGAGGCCGTACAGGTTCTCGGCACTCGCGGCGTCCTGGCGGGCCTTGCTCAGGCTCGCCTCTGCGGCCTGCACGGCGGACCCGAGGGAGGCGGTCGCCTGTCCGGTGTTCGTGCGCGCCTGGTCGAGACTGATCTGGGACTGCTGGGCCTGGAGACGGGCGTTTTCGAGGGCCTGCCGAGCCTGCGTATCGTCGAGCTGCACGACAACCTGTCCGGCCCGGACCCGCTCGCCCTCGTCGGCGAGAAGACGTTCCACCGTCCCGCTCGCCTGGGCCGCCACGTTGCTGTCCCGGTCGGCGCGGATGGTGGCGGAGGCGGTGCGCTGCACGGTGACGGTGCCGGTGCGTGCGCGGACGGTCCGCACGGCGAGGGCGGTCGTCTTCGCGGGCGCGGCGTCCAGGTCGTTGCGGGTGGCGGTGGTGCGCTGGGGGGCGGCACCGTCACCCTGGGCCGCCTCCTCTCCCCCACCCGGCGTACACGCGGCGAGCAGCAGGACGAGGGTGAGGGGCAGGGCGAGGTGACGAAATTGAGGAGTCATGGCCTTCACCTCACGAGGCCCGTCACGTCGGTGCCGGACGCGGCGGAGAGGGCGGCGAGCGAGCGCCACAGGTTGCCCTGCGCCTGGGTCACGCCGAACTGTGCCTGTTGAGCCTGCACCTGCGCCGACTGCACGTCAACGGCAGCGGCGGTCCCGGCACGCAGACGCGCCTGCGCCTGGGTCAGCGTCGTCTGCGCGTTGGCGAGGGTCTGCCGGGCGAGTTCGACCCGCTGCACGGCGTCCTGAGCCGAGCGGTAGGCGTCGCGCACCTGGGTGTTCGCCCCACGTTGCGCGCCCTCCAGGTCGCGGCGGGCGTTCTCCAGCGCCACCTGCGCGTCTTGCAGGGTGCGGGCGGGCGTGTAGTCGTTGTTCGACACGCGGACCTGAAGCGCAGCGAACTCGGCTCCCTGCGCGGCCTGTACGAGCGTCGGGAGCCGCTTCTCCAGCCCCGTTTGCAGCCCCGAGAGCGTCGCGCTGAGCCTCGGCGGTGCGGGTGGCGTAGCGAGGCGCA
This region includes:
- a CDS encoding efflux RND transporter periplasmic adaptor subunit, which translates into the protein MTPQFRHLALPLTLVLLLAACTPGGGEEAAQGDGAAPQRTTATRNDLDAAPAKTTALAVRTVRARTGTVTVQRTASATIRADRDSNVAAQASGTVERLLADEGERVRAGQVVVQLDDTQARQALENARLQAQQSQISLDQARTNTGQATASLGSAVQAAEASLSKARQDAASAENLYGLGGISQADLNAARSALAQAESGLAQARNTLAQNGRGGGSSLALLESQLASARAGVRQAEENLSRTAVGAPFAGIVVSLAVEVGEFASQGSPVFRLVDEGSVKATFNVTPADAAALTPGTRLNLGYAGVNYVATVQDASGVAGTDRLVPVTARVQGGGNLPVGGTAQVRYRATLGGGVLVPTGAIQVDGGENAVYVANGTSARRVPVSVVAESGGQVAVRGLDAGAGVIYPVPPSLQDGASIRVGAAASAAGSGGQSP